The following proteins are co-located in the Phragmites australis chromosome 10, lpPhrAust1.1, whole genome shotgun sequence genome:
- the LOC133930716 gene encoding mitogen-activated protein kinase kinase 5-like codes for MRPGGLPSQPGTPGRTRRRPDLTLPMPQREVATSLAVPLPLPPPSFAGTGGGPTPLAATAGGPAHAAAQPPPLAELERVRRVGSGAGGTVWMVRHRPTGRAYALKVLYGNHDDAVRRQIAREIAILRAADHPAVVRCHGMFERGGELQILLEYMDGGSLDGRRIVAEPFLADVARQVLAGIAYLHRRHIVHRDIKPSNLLIDSARRVKIADFGVGRILNQTMDPCNSSVGTIAYMSPERINTDLNDGNYDGYAGDIWSFGLSILEFYLGRFPFGENLGKQGDWAALMCAICYSDPPEPPPTASPEFRGFISCCLQKNPANRLTAAQLLQHPFVAGPQPQPLAVPPS; via the coding sequence ATGCGACCGGGCGGCCTGCCGAGCCAGCCTGGCACGCCGGGGCGGACGCGCCGGCGCCCGGATCTCACCCTCCCCATGCCCCAGCGCGAGGTCGCCACCTCCCTCGCcgtcccgctcccgctcccgcccCCGTCCTTCGCCGGGACAGGAGGAGGGCCCACCCCACTGGCCGCGACGGCGGGCGGTCCCGCGCACGCCGCGGCGCAGCCGCCCCCGCTGGCGGAGCTGGAGCGCGTCCGCCGCGTCGGCAGCGGGGCCGGCGGGACCGTGTGGATGGTGCGCCACCGCCCCACGGGCCGCGCCTACGCGCTCAAGGTTCTCTACGGTAACCACGACGACGCCGTGCGACGCCAGATCGCGCGCGAGATCGCCATCCTCCGCGCCGCTGACCACCCCGCCGTCGTCCGCTGCCACGGCATGTTCGAGCGCGGCGGGGAGCTCCAGATCCTGCTCGAGTACATGGATGGCGGGTCCCTCGACGGCCGCCGCATCGTCGCCGAGCCCTTCCTCGCCGACGTGGCGCGCCAGGTGCTTGCGGGGATCGCCtacctccaccgccgccacaTCGTGCACCGCGACATCAAGCCCTCCAACCTCCTCATCGACTCCGCGCGCCGCGTCAAGATCGCCGACTTCGGCGTGGGGCGCATCCTCAACCAGACTATGGACCCCTGCAACTCCTCCGTCGGCACCATCGCCTACATGAGCCCCGAGCGCATCAACACCGACCTCAACGACGGCAACTATGATGGCTACGCCGGTGACATCTGGAGCTTCGGACTCAGCATTCTCGAGTTCTACCTGGGCAGGTTCCCCTTCGGGGAGAACCTCGGAAAGCAGGGGGACTGGGCCGCGCTCATGTGCGCCATCTGCTACTCCGATCCGCCGGAGCCGCCTCCCACCGCCTCACCGGAGTTCCGGGGCTTCATCAGCTGCTGCCTCCAGAAGAACCCGGCCAACCGGCTAACGGCCGCGCAGCTGCTGCAGCACCCGTTTGTTGCCGGGCCGCAGCCGCAGCCCCTCGCTGTTCCGCCGTCATGA